The Chionomys nivalis chromosome 20, mChiNiv1.1, whole genome shotgun sequence genome includes a region encoding these proteins:
- the Kbtbd11 gene encoding kelch repeat and BTB domain-containing protein 11 encodes MENSVAPFVLYPGTEPGTQREDSLPLPAEEEEGAASPAQTSCSLSTSLCFSSGDDSPPQSRASAVEGAEASPPPHRSDSRVVETQWEVSSAASPESPEECARPEEPASPEESPSRHEDARPTESLDELGELVPLPPGVGPAHGEPDLVIEVAGRRLRAHKAVLAARSDYFRARASRDVLRVQGVSFTALRLLLADAYSGCMAGVRPDNVAEVVAGARRLQLPGAAQRATDAMAPHLSLDNCYEVLSAGKRQRLSELRDAAYRFMSDHYLEVLREPAVFGRLSGAERDLLLRHRLCSGRPCLLAAALGPTGERAGSRPQSPSGDAESRGDAAVYCYQAEAGEWRELTRLPEGAPARGCGLCVLFNYLFVAGGVAPAGPDGRARPSDQVFCYNPATDCWSTVRPLRQARSQVQLLALDGHLYAVGGECLLSVERYDPRADRWTAVAPLPRGAFAVAHEAATCNGEIYVSGGSLFYRLLKYDPRRDEWQECPCSSSRERSADMVALDGFLYRFDLCGNRGDAQAAVGSGGGVSVFRYHCLAKQWSQCAVHLRPPGALSGLQPFRCAALDGTIYCVSRAGTWRFVPSQDTEAGSETGPGGSFEPEPLGSPLDVRGVLFPFVLNLPEKPDRGEQGSAA; translated from the coding sequence ATGGAGAACTCCGTGGCGCCTTTCGTCCTCTACCCGGGGACGGAGCCGGGGACTCAGAGAGAGGACAGCCTGCCGCTGCCAGCCGAGGAGGAGGAGGGCGCTGCGTCCCCGGCGCAGACATCCTGCAGTCTCAGCACCTCGCTGTGCTTCAGCTCCGGGGACGACTCCCCACCGCAGTCTCGCGCCTCTGCAGTGGAGGGCGCCGAggcctctcctcctcctcatcgcAGCGACTCGCGTGTGGTGGAGACGCAGTGGGAAGTCAGCAGCGCCGCGTCCCCGGAGTCCCCGGAAGAGTGCGCGCGCCCGGAAGAGCCGGCTTCGCCGGAGGAGTCCCCTTCCCGCCACGAGGACGCGCGCCCTACGGAGTCTCTAGACGAGCTCGGGGAGCTCGTGCCGCTGCCGCCCGGGGTCGGACCCGCGCACGGAGAACCCGACCTGGTCATCGAGGTGGCCGGTCGCCGGCTGCGGGCGCATAAGGCGGTGCTGGCGGCGCGCAGCGACTACTTCCGCGCGCGCGCGTCACGGGACGTGCTGCGGGTGCAAGGCGTGAGCTTCACGGCCCTGCGGCTGCTGCTGGCCGACGCGTACAGCGGGTGCATGGCGGGCGTGCGGCCCGACAATGTGGCCGAGGTGGTGGCCGGCGCGCGCCGCCTCCAGCTGCCCGGCGCTGCGCAGCGCGCCACCGATGCCATGGCGCCGCATCTGAGCCTGGATAACTGCTACGAGGTGCTGAGCGCCGGCAAGCGGCAGCGGCTGAGCGAGCTGCGCGACGCCGCCTACCGCTTCATGAGCGACCACTATCTGGAGGTGCTGCGCGAGCCCGCCGTCTTCGGCCGCCTGTCCGGTGCCGAGCGCGATCTGCTGCTGCGGCACCGCCTGTGTTCGGGCCGCCCCTGCCTGCTGGCTGCTGCGCTCGGACCCACCGGGGAGCGCGCGGGCAGCCGTCCGCAGAGCCCGTCCGGGGACGCGGAGTCGCGCGGGGACGCGGCCGTTTATTGCTACCAGGCGGAGGCCGGGGAGTGGCGCGAGTTGACGCGGCTGCCCGAGGGCGCGCCAGCGCGCGGCTGTGGTCTCTGCGTGCTCTTCAACTACCTCTTCGTGGCGGGCGGGGTGGCTCCTGCGGGACCCGATGGCCGCGCGCGCCCCTCTGACCAGGTGTTTTGCTACAACCCGGCCACCGACTGCTGGAGTACCGTGCGACCGCTGCGCCAGGCGCGCTCGCAGGTGCAACTGCTGGCCCTGGATGGCCACCTGTACGCTGTGGGCGGCGAGTGCCTGCTCAGCGTGGAGCGCTATGACCCGCGAGCAGACCGCTGGACCGCGGTGGCTCCGCTGCCCCGGGGCGCCTTCGCAGTGGCCCACGAGGCTGCCACCTGCAATGGCGAGATTTACGTGTCCGGGGGCTCGCTCTTCTACCGCCTGCTCAAGTACGACCCCCGACGTGATGAGTGGCAGGAGTGTCCCTGCAGCAGCAGTCGAGAGCGCTCTGCTGACATGGTGGCCCTGGACGGCTTCCTCTATCGCTTTGACCTATGTGGGAATCGCGGTGACGCTCAGGCTGCAGTGGGTTCAGGTGGTGGGGTCAGCGTCTTCCGCTACCATTGCCTGGCCAAGCAATGGAGCCAGTGTGCTGTGCACCTGCGGCCCCCGGGCGCACTGTCAGGCCTGCAGCCCTTCCGCTGCGCCGCCCTGGATGGTACCATCTACTGTGTCAGCCGCGCGGGGACCTGGCGCTTCGTGCCTTCTCAGGACACTGAGGCTGGCAGCGAAACGGGACCTGGTGGCAGCTTTGAGCCCGAACCCCTGGGATCCCCTCTGGATGTCCGGGGTGTACTGTTTCCATTTGTGCTCAACCTGCCTGAGAAACCGGACCGCGGGGAACAGGGATCAGCTGCCTAG